One window of the Nocardia huaxiensis genome contains the following:
- a CDS encoding SagB family peptide dehydrogenase, producing the protein MSTHPEHTRYALRPGVTCLTVPGGAVLLNPPHKQQLKGLDAAQSQALKTLNRGPSTVADMTGDGETATVATLLDRLAGEGWLTVTVRDGDRDLYTLRPFATPPARPAEVADVGSAGSAGRPAGSTAVLSKFAVIHRDSDGIVLEHPTSWCDLRIHDPRLLALAGGANPSELGLPEAVSSQLSADLLWGGFAVADPAAEDATFTTRSWSAPDLWFHRRSTLGARTVTWDHFGPTKWAKQIFPAPPARRTSHPGAPITLPQPDLATLRTEDPTLTAVLEDRRSHRAFDDANPITLAQLAELLYRTARTRSVETTPDGEELPSRPYPSGGSVHELELYPVVRHVEGLSPGMYHYDSFDHTLNLVAPADSPAVQRLLKTTSATLAEAAEPQLALLISARAGRVMWGYEQVAYANILKHVGVLMQTVYLAATAMNLGAVAQGFSDTAAFTAATGVNELEECNVGCMIIGTPATR; encoded by the coding sequence TTGTCGACCCACCCTGAGCACACCCGGTACGCCCTCCGTCCGGGCGTCACCTGCCTGACCGTCCCCGGCGGCGCTGTGCTGCTGAACCCGCCGCACAAACAGCAGCTGAAGGGGTTGGACGCGGCACAGAGCCAGGCGCTGAAGACGCTCAACCGCGGGCCTTCGACAGTGGCGGACATGACCGGCGACGGCGAAACCGCCACGGTCGCAACACTGCTCGACCGGCTCGCGGGCGAAGGGTGGCTGACGGTCACGGTGCGCGACGGCGACCGCGACCTCTACACCCTCCGCCCGTTCGCCACTCCGCCCGCACGCCCAGCAGAGGTCGCGGATGTGGGCTCTGCCGGAAGCGCCGGCCGTCCAGCGGGATCCACGGCCGTGCTGTCCAAGTTCGCTGTCATTCACCGCGATTCGGATGGCATCGTCCTGGAGCACCCGACCTCGTGGTGCGATCTGCGCATCCACGATCCGCGCCTGCTGGCCCTCGCCGGTGGGGCGAATCCGTCGGAACTCGGCCTCCCCGAAGCGGTTTCGTCCCAACTCAGCGCAGACCTGCTGTGGGGCGGCTTCGCCGTCGCCGACCCCGCTGCCGAGGACGCCACCTTCACCACCCGCAGCTGGAGCGCCCCCGACCTGTGGTTCCACCGCCGCAGCACGCTCGGCGCCCGCACGGTCACCTGGGACCACTTCGGCCCCACCAAGTGGGCCAAGCAGATCTTCCCCGCTCCCCCGGCCCGGCGAACCAGCCACCCGGGCGCGCCCATCACCCTGCCGCAGCCGGACCTCGCCACCCTGCGCACCGAAGACCCGACGCTGACGGCCGTGCTCGAAGACCGCCGCTCCCACCGCGCCTTCGATGACGCGAACCCGATCACCCTGGCCCAACTGGCCGAACTCCTCTATCGCACCGCCCGTACCCGCTCGGTCGAGACCACTCCCGACGGCGAAGAACTCCCGTCCCGCCCGTACCCATCGGGCGGCAGCGTGCACGAACTGGAGCTCTACCCGGTGGTCCGCCACGTCGAGGGCCTATCCCCCGGCATGTACCACTACGACTCCTTCGACCACACCCTGAACCTGGTCGCCCCCGCTGACTCCCCCGCAGTTCAGCGCCTCCTGAAAACCACCTCCGCCACCCTCGCCGAAGCGGCCGAACCCCAACTGGCCCTCCTCATCTCGGCCCGAGCGGGCCGCGTCATGTGGGGCTACGAACAGGTCGCCTACGCCAACATCCTCAAACACGTCGGCGTCCTCATGCAGACCGTCTACCTGGCCGCCACCGCCATGAATCTCGGCGCTGTCGCCCAAGGCTTCTCCGACACAGCGGCCTTCACCGCCGCCACCGGCGTGAACGAACTCGAAGAATGCAATGTCGGCTGCATGATCATCGGCACCCCCGCAACTCGCTGA
- a CDS encoding GlxA family transcriptional regulator yields MHKVAVLAVPPVTNFDLSIPQLLFPAVQIGGDPGYEVVVCTVEPGIVPSYQGVPVVISAGLEALHDADTVIVAGTGARAEGDERVLDALRASASQGKRVASICTGAFVLAQAGLLDDRPATTYWLFSEEMRERFPRVLLQPDVLFVDDGDILTSAGVAAGLDLCLHVIRRDYGAAVANTIGRLGVIAPTRPGGQAQFVETPLPPEQGASLAPTRAWAIERLDEPLTLRELAAHAHMSTRTLTRRFRAEAGMSPLQWLLHQRVDRARVLLEVTDLPMDEVARRAGLGSSESLRQHLIRRVGITPSAYRATFTRAAEHRAGPGGGVLSGDAAARSR; encoded by the coding sequence ATGCACAAGGTTGCTGTTCTCGCCGTGCCACCGGTGACCAATTTCGATCTGTCGATACCGCAGTTGTTGTTTCCGGCGGTGCAGATCGGTGGTGATCCCGGTTACGAAGTGGTCGTGTGCACGGTCGAACCCGGGATCGTGCCCTCGTATCAGGGTGTGCCCGTGGTGATTTCGGCGGGACTGGAGGCATTGCACGATGCCGATACCGTGATCGTCGCGGGGACGGGGGCGCGAGCGGAGGGGGATGAGCGGGTGCTGGATGCCTTGCGCGCCTCCGCGTCCCAGGGCAAGCGGGTCGCATCGATCTGCACCGGGGCCTTCGTGCTCGCGCAGGCCGGACTGCTCGACGATCGGCCCGCCACCACCTACTGGCTGTTCTCCGAGGAGATGCGCGAGCGGTTTCCACGGGTGCTACTGCAACCGGACGTGCTCTTCGTGGACGATGGCGACATTCTCACATCGGCGGGCGTCGCGGCCGGACTGGACCTGTGCCTGCATGTGATCAGGCGGGATTATGGTGCGGCCGTGGCCAATACGATCGGTCGGCTGGGAGTGATCGCACCGACGCGGCCGGGCGGGCAGGCACAGTTCGTCGAGACGCCGCTACCACCCGAACAGGGCGCCTCATTGGCGCCGACACGGGCGTGGGCGATCGAGCGGTTGGACGAACCGCTCACCCTGCGGGAACTGGCCGCCCACGCACACATGAGCACTCGTACACTGACCCGCCGATTCCGCGCGGAAGCCGGTATGAGCCCGTTGCAGTGGCTGCTGCATCAGCGGGTGGACCGCGCCCGCGTACTCCTGGAGGTGACGGACCTCCCCATGGACGAGGTGGCACGCCGCGCGGGCCTGGGCAGCTCGGAATCCCTGCGCCAGCACCTGATCCGGCGCGTCGGCATCACGCCCAGCGCCTACCGCGCCACCTTCACCCGGGCCGCCGAGCACCGAGCGGGACCTGGTGGCGGGGTGCTCTCGGGCGATGCCGCCGCCAGGTCCCGGTGA
- a CDS encoding NAD-dependent epimerase/dehydratase family protein, protein MSLHVIAGAGSTGSRAALLLAESGEQVRLLSRRGLGPEHPLVECAAADSTDVDRLTELTTGAATLINTTWPPYNRWPAEFPPIATALLTTAERTGAGYVALSNTYGYGLVDGPMTEATPLHPIAVKGAVRAQMWLDALAAHESGRLRATEVRASAFLGNGAGSLYNMLVTPNLLTGEPAAFPGDLDVAKSWSHIDDVARTLVTVALDNRSWGRPWHVPSNVISVRDLSFRIAAAAGAPTPALTALSRSDMAWMGRTDPIAAEVIEMFYSLDNPDVIDAKLTEQTFGLSATPLDTVIAETIRGALLPG, encoded by the coding sequence ATGTCCCTGCACGTCATCGCGGGTGCGGGCAGCACCGGCAGCCGCGCCGCACTGCTACTGGCCGAGTCCGGTGAGCAGGTCCGTCTGCTCAGCCGCCGCGGCCTCGGTCCCGAACACCCGCTTGTCGAGTGCGCCGCAGCCGACAGCACCGACGTCGACCGCCTCACCGAATTGACCACCGGCGCAGCCACTCTCATCAACACCACCTGGCCCCCGTACAACCGCTGGCCCGCGGAATTCCCGCCCATTGCCACAGCCCTGCTGACCACGGCCGAGCGCACCGGCGCAGGCTACGTCGCCCTGAGCAACACCTATGGCTACGGCCTGGTCGACGGCCCCATGACCGAGGCCACCCCGCTGCACCCGATCGCCGTGAAAGGCGCTGTCCGAGCCCAGATGTGGTTGGATGCCCTCGCCGCACACGAGTCCGGGCGCCTGCGCGCCACCGAGGTGCGTGCCTCCGCCTTCCTCGGCAACGGCGCGGGCTCCCTCTACAACATGCTCGTCACACCGAACCTGTTGACCGGTGAACCTGCCGCTTTCCCAGGCGATCTCGACGTCGCCAAATCCTGGTCCCACATCGACGACGTGGCCCGGACTCTCGTCACCGTGGCGCTCGACAACCGTTCCTGGGGTCGCCCCTGGCACGTCCCGTCGAACGTGATCTCGGTGCGCGACCTGTCCTTCCGCATCGCCGCCGCGGCCGGCGCGCCGACCCCCGCCCTCACCGCCCTGTCCCGCTCGGACATGGCCTGGATGGGCCGCACCGACCCGATTGCCGCCGAGGTCATTGAAATGTTCTATTCGCTGGACAACCCCGACGTCATCGACGCGAAGCTCACCGAACAAACCTTCGGCCTATCCGCCACACCCCTCGACACGGTCATCGCCGAAACCATCAGGGGCGCTCTGTTGCCGGGTTGA
- a CDS encoding ABC transporter substrate-binding protein, producing MKSVRTSHGRLRFTRTRAAVAVLTGVLTLGLVACGSGSDEPAGSGEPVTITHSQGETTVTGTPERIVALGNQWLDTVQALGVTPVGYIDNISVLTKSLAPWEPESLKSVKALDTTGSITEQVAALNPDLILVDAFIADAKTYSDLSKIAPTVPGLTKEAVTPWADQVTALGKILHKDDAAAKVISDLNGRIDGIAQRNPGLKGKTFVSSWLAGPSQLMVLTDPADGSSRLFTQLGMTIPASLVAQGGTGGRLALSPERLDELNSDLLLAGYSPGQDEKYRQLPGYSDLPAVKKNAVVFLTVQEISAVNQPTPLALPYLLDKLEPALANAAK from the coding sequence ATGAAGTCGGTCCGCACCTCACACGGCAGGCTGCGATTCACCAGGACGCGGGCAGCCGTCGCCGTTCTCACGGGCGTGCTCACCCTCGGACTCGTGGCCTGCGGGTCCGGGTCCGACGAGCCCGCCGGCAGCGGCGAACCCGTAACCATCACCCACTCGCAAGGCGAGACCACCGTCACCGGCACGCCGGAACGCATTGTGGCGCTGGGCAATCAGTGGCTCGACACGGTGCAGGCGCTCGGCGTAACCCCGGTCGGCTACATCGACAACATCTCCGTACTGACCAAGAGCCTCGCGCCCTGGGAGCCGGAATCGCTGAAGTCGGTCAAGGCCCTGGACACCACCGGCAGCATCACCGAGCAGGTGGCCGCACTGAACCCCGATCTGATCCTGGTCGACGCCTTCATCGCCGACGCCAAGACCTACAGCGACCTGTCCAAGATCGCGCCGACCGTGCCCGGCCTCACCAAGGAAGCCGTCACGCCGTGGGCCGACCAGGTCACCGCGCTCGGCAAGATCCTGCACAAGGACGACGCCGCCGCGAAGGTGATCAGCGATCTGAACGGCCGCATCGACGGGATCGCGCAGCGCAATCCCGGACTGAAGGGCAAGACCTTCGTCAGCAGCTGGCTGGCCGGGCCGTCGCAGCTCATGGTGCTCACCGACCCCGCGGACGGATCCAGCCGCCTGTTCACCCAGCTCGGCATGACCATTCCGGCCTCGCTCGTCGCGCAGGGCGGCACCGGCGGACGCCTGGCGCTGTCGCCGGAACGCCTCGACGAACTGAACTCCGACCTGCTGCTCGCCGGCTACTCGCCCGGCCAGGACGAGAAGTACCGGCAGCTGCCCGGCTACAGCGACCTGCCCGCGGTGAAGAAGAACGCGGTCGTGTTCCTCACCGTGCAGGAGATCAGCGCCGTCAACCAGCCCACCCCGCTGGCCCTGCCCTACCTGCTCGACAAGCTCGAACCGGCGCTCGCCAACGCCGCCAAATAG
- a CDS encoding non-ribosomal peptide synthetase encodes MTANSATATPQAAPPKIVDVLALSPLQEGLFSLSKLTGDGVDLYTMQFVVDIDGPLDTELLRRSAQAMLDRHPNLRAAFWDQNVPHPVQIVPERAEFPWSEITAAPSEFDAIAESERRRPFELGRGPVMRILLIGVPGETRRRMILTAHHILMDGWAVAVFFTELLAVYRAGGSLDGLPAPRPYRDYIAWLGQQDKAAATRKWVDYLSGINGPLMIADGTPTARGSAIPEKTKLLLPAADTARVQQWARANGLTLNTAVQFAWTVVLGRLTDRRDVVFGTTISGRPEHLPGVEQMIGLFINTVPVAHAIDRTVSVVEQCVRLQRESAAMRDIGYLSLSAVQRATGHGALFDTLFVFENAPIDDAIQSVTMPDGAEFRPIEMESLAHYPLTVVSHLSDGDLVVLVEAIPEALPYFPSAEIGERLLAVLRQLPEVGDATPDSLNVLTPAESAELAGPAAQADVAAGPNGPVTAPFGSENADIGTLGRPNGPSDLDGKRAGIPNGAESSPNGASMYPNGAGCLADESAAEPDIAAVRSNSVWEAFERQAAATPEAVALQTGRGERFTYRELRDAAARLAGELAEHGVGPETVVALVLPRTTASIIGVLGAFAAGAAYVPVDITLPAARIESILRQSQPVLLLTDKAHRGLVAEQSTRVLVLDDSAVAERVSRREPVTPTVLRNRDQTAYLIFTSGSTGEPKGVAGTNAALLSYFADHYQRVYAPAMARLGRPLRIAHAWSMSFDASWQPMVGFLAGQAIHLFDAEEMRDAHRLVEGMQAHHIDMIDTTPSMFAQLNAAGLVDGELPVLALGGEAIDASLWARLRALPDTAVYNCYGPTETTVEAVVAPVANFDTPTIGTPNAGMSGYVLDSMLRPVPRGVIGELYLSGPQLARGYIGRPATTADRFIADPFCPGRRMYRTGDLVRRLPHNGFGYLGRADDQVKVRGYRIEIGEIETALRLLPGVDTAAVTVIRKAGGASLVGFVVGEANRSVDPLRLRLALAERLPAYMIPARILVLAKLPTNNNGKLDGHELTRLAEQALSANTGDSVPSTPTEKALGEVLAELFDGRVPGLDDDFFALGVDSIVAISLVNKARRRGLSLTPRMVLATPTIRELAAALDAAPAAEGASASADLGEVLPLPVVSWMYEYGSYRRFTQTALLSLPAGITRAQLEQTLQSVLDGYDTLRSRLTDTPDGPRLVTLAPGTVRAADVLTRVETSGGEVASVLHAAARAANDEIDPRTGDMVRAAWFPGTEHGEVLLLTVHHLAVDVVSWHLLLAAFGAAWSQLRAGASPEVLPEVTSYREFSRRMWDRAAAPEVLAQRDYWTNQLTAPDPALGQRIPDPRTDTWSTLRVTTAQTPVPVTKWILAALTKDEGVREFLLTALTMTLASWRRAGGHDPSHGALIALEGHGRADAALGTDTSNTLGWFTSVFPVRLGAGEVAVDVERAEADSHAARALLEAVTTHIATIPNQGSDYGLLRYVTRTPELVAAQHPQVEFNYLGRVDLSGQDPESWSLHTGELNEALPLDPEPDLPLRYALDVIAGIGTTPEGPRLTTNWRWSTALFTESDAEALSALWQRALTALAAALVS; translated from the coding sequence ATGACGGCGAACAGCGCGACCGCGACGCCGCAGGCCGCGCCCCCGAAGATCGTGGACGTGCTGGCGCTCAGCCCGCTCCAGGAGGGGCTGTTCTCGCTGTCCAAGCTGACCGGCGACGGCGTCGATCTGTACACCATGCAGTTCGTGGTGGACATCGACGGCCCCCTGGATACGGAACTGCTGCGCCGCAGCGCCCAGGCCATGCTGGACCGGCATCCGAACCTGCGGGCCGCGTTCTGGGATCAGAACGTCCCGCACCCGGTGCAGATCGTCCCAGAGCGGGCCGAGTTCCCGTGGAGCGAGATCACCGCCGCGCCAAGCGAATTCGACGCCATCGCCGAATCGGAGCGACGCCGCCCGTTCGAGCTCGGGCGCGGCCCGGTCATGCGCATCCTGCTCATCGGCGTGCCGGGTGAGACCCGCCGCCGCATGATCCTCACCGCGCACCACATCCTCATGGACGGCTGGGCGGTGGCGGTGTTCTTCACCGAACTGCTCGCCGTCTACCGGGCGGGCGGCTCGCTCGACGGCCTGCCCGCGCCGCGCCCCTACCGTGATTACATCGCCTGGCTCGGCCAGCAGGACAAGGCCGCCGCCACCCGGAAGTGGGTCGACTACCTGAGCGGCATCAACGGCCCGCTCATGATCGCCGACGGCACCCCGACCGCACGCGGCAGCGCGATCCCGGAGAAGACGAAACTCCTGCTGCCCGCCGCCGACACCGCCCGCGTGCAGCAGTGGGCGCGCGCCAACGGCCTCACCCTCAATACCGCCGTGCAGTTCGCCTGGACCGTGGTGCTCGGCCGCCTCACCGACCGCCGCGACGTGGTCTTCGGCACCACGATTTCCGGTCGCCCCGAACATCTTCCGGGCGTCGAGCAGATGATCGGCCTGTTCATCAACACGGTCCCCGTCGCGCACGCCATCGACCGCACCGTGAGCGTGGTCGAGCAGTGCGTCCGCCTGCAGCGCGAATCCGCCGCCATGCGCGATATCGGCTACCTCAGCCTGTCCGCCGTGCAGCGCGCCACCGGCCACGGCGCGCTCTTCGACACCTTGTTCGTGTTCGAGAACGCCCCCATCGACGACGCCATCCAGTCCGTCACCATGCCCGACGGGGCCGAATTCCGCCCCATCGAAATGGAAAGCCTCGCCCACTACCCGCTCACCGTGGTCTCCCACCTCTCCGACGGCGACCTGGTGGTGCTGGTGGAGGCGATCCCCGAAGCGCTGCCGTACTTCCCGTCCGCGGAGATCGGCGAACGCCTGCTCGCCGTTCTGCGCCAGCTCCCCGAGGTCGGCGACGCGACCCCCGACTCCCTGAACGTCCTGACCCCGGCCGAGAGCGCCGAACTCGCAGGTCCCGCAGCGCAGGCTGACGTTGCGGCTGGGCCGAACGGACCGGTCACCGCTCCGTTCGGCTCAGAAAATGCTGATATCGGAACTCTGGGGCGTCCGAATGGACCTTCTGACCTCGACGGCAAGCGTGCCGGTATTCCGAACGGAGCTGAATCAAGTCCGAACGGCGCTTCGATGTATCCGAACGGCGCTGGCTGCCTGGCGGATGAATCCGCGGCGGAGCCGGATATCGCTGCGGTGCGGTCGAATTCGGTGTGGGAGGCCTTCGAGCGGCAGGCTGCGGCGACGCCGGAGGCGGTAGCGCTGCAGACCGGTCGCGGGGAGCGCTTCACCTATCGTGAGCTGCGGGACGCGGCCGCGCGGCTGGCCGGTGAACTCGCCGAACACGGCGTCGGTCCGGAAACCGTTGTGGCGCTGGTGCTCCCGCGCACCACGGCGTCGATCATCGGTGTGCTGGGCGCTTTCGCCGCCGGTGCCGCCTATGTGCCGGTGGACATCACATTGCCGGCCGCGCGCATCGAATCGATTCTGCGGCAGTCGCAACCGGTGCTGCTGCTCACCGACAAGGCGCATCGCGGGCTGGTCGCCGAGCAATCCACGCGCGTGCTCGTACTCGACGACAGCGCTGTGGCAGAACGCGTTTCGCGCCGTGAGCCGGTGACTCCGACCGTGCTGCGGAACCGCGACCAGACCGCGTACCTGATCTTCACCTCCGGCTCCACCGGCGAGCCGAAGGGCGTCGCGGGCACCAATGCCGCGCTGCTGAGCTACTTCGCCGACCACTACCAGCGCGTCTACGCCCCTGCCATGGCGCGTCTGGGCCGCCCGCTGCGCATCGCGCACGCCTGGTCCATGAGCTTCGACGCCTCCTGGCAGCCCATGGTGGGTTTCCTTGCGGGACAGGCGATCCACCTGTTCGACGCGGAGGAGATGCGCGATGCGCACCGTCTCGTCGAGGGCATGCAGGCCCACCACATCGACATGATCGACACCACCCCGTCCATGTTCGCGCAGCTGAACGCGGCCGGTCTGGTCGACGGTGAACTGCCGGTGCTGGCCCTGGGCGGCGAGGCCATCGACGCCTCGCTGTGGGCGCGACTGCGCGCGCTCCCGGATACCGCCGTGTACAACTGCTACGGCCCCACCGAGACCACCGTCGAAGCCGTGGTCGCCCCCGTCGCCAACTTCGACACCCCGACCATCGGCACCCCGAACGCCGGAATGTCGGGCTACGTCCTGGATTCCATGCTGCGCCCGGTCCCGCGCGGGGTGATCGGCGAGCTGTACCTGTCCGGCCCCCAGCTGGCCCGCGGCTACATCGGCCGCCCCGCCACCACCGCCGACCGCTTCATCGCCGACCCGTTCTGCCCCGGCCGCCGCATGTACCGCACCGGCGACCTGGTGCGCCGCCTGCCGCACAATGGTTTCGGCTATCTCGGCCGCGCCGACGATCAGGTGAAGGTGCGCGGCTACCGCATCGAGATCGGCGAAATCGAAACGGCGCTGCGGCTTCTCCCCGGCGTTGACACCGCCGCCGTCACCGTGATCCGCAAGGCCGGCGGCGCAAGCCTCGTCGGTTTCGTTGTGGGCGAAGCGAATCGCAGCGTCGACCCGCTCCGCCTGCGCCTGGCGCTCGCGGAACGCCTGCCCGCCTACATGATTCCGGCTCGCATCCTGGTGCTCGCCAAACTGCCGACCAACAACAACGGCAAGCTGGACGGCCATGAACTGACTCGTCTTGCCGAACAAGCGCTTTCGGCCAATACCGGCGACTCCGTGCCCAGCACCCCCACCGAGAAGGCGCTCGGCGAGGTCCTCGCCGAACTGTTCGACGGCCGCGTCCCCGGCCTCGACGACGACTTCTTCGCCCTCGGCGTGGACAGCATCGTCGCCATCTCCCTGGTCAACAAGGCCCGTCGTCGCGGCCTGTCCCTGACCCCGCGCATGGTCCTGGCCACCCCCACGATCCGCGAACTGGCCGCCGCCCTCGACGCCGCCCCCGCGGCCGAAGGCGCGTCGGCCTCCGCCGACCTGGGCGAAGTCCTTCCCCTGCCGGTGGTTTCGTGGATGTACGAGTACGGCAGCTACCGCCGCTTCACCCAAACCGCCCTCCTGAGCCTGCCCGCCGGCATCACTCGCGCGCAGCTGGAGCAGACCCTGCAATCGGTCCTGGACGGCTACGACACCCTCCGCTCCCGCCTCACCGACACCCCCGACGGCCCGCGCCTGGTCACCCTCGCCCCCGGAACCGTCCGCGCCGCAGACGTTCTCACCCGCGTCGAAACCAGTGGTGGCGAGGTCGCCTCCGTGCTGCACGCGGCGGCGCGCGCGGCGAACGACGAAATCGATCCGCGCACCGGCGATATGGTGCGCGCGGCGTGGTTCCCGGGTACGGAACACGGCGAGGTGTTGCTGCTCACGGTCCACCATCTCGCGGTGGACGTGGTGTCCTGGCATCTGCTGCTCGCCGCGTTCGGCGCGGCCTGGTCGCAGCTGCGAGCCGGTGCGTCGCCGGAGGTGCTGCCCGAGGTCACCTCCTACCGCGAGTTCTCCCGCCGCATGTGGGACCGCGCCGCCGCACCCGAGGTGCTGGCCCAGCGCGACTACTGGACCAACCAGCTCACCGCCCCGGATCCCGCACTGGGACAGCGCATCCCGGACCCCCGCACCGACACCTGGTCCACCCTGCGCGTCACCACCGCGCAGACCCCGGTCCCGGTCACCAAGTGGATCCTCGCCGCCCTCACCAAGGACGAGGGCGTCCGCGAATTCCTGCTGACCGCCCTCACCATGACCCTGGCGAGCTGGCGGCGCGCGGGCGGCCACGATCCGTCGCACGGCGCGCTCATCGCCCTCGAGGGCCACGGCCGCGCCGACGCAGCGCTCGGCACCGACACCAGCAACACCCTCGGCTGGTTCACCAGCGTCTTCCCGGTCCGCCTGGGCGCAGGCGAGGTGGCAGTGGATGTCGAACGCGCGGAAGCGGATTCGCACGCCGCCCGGGCCCTCCTGGAAGCGGTGACCACCCACATCGCCACCATCCCCAACCAGGGCTCCGACTACGGCCTGCTCCGCTACGTGACCCGCACCCCGGAACTCGTTGCCGCCCAACACCCCCAGGTCGAATTCAACTACCTGGGCCGAGTGGACCTCAGCGGCCAAGACCCGGAGTCCTGGTCCCTGCACACCGGTGAACTCAACGAAGCCCTCCCGCTGGACCCGGAGCCCGACCTCCCGCTTCGCTACGCGCTGGACGTCATCGCGGGCATCGGCACCACCCCGGAAGGCCCTCGGCTCACCACCAATTGGCGCTGGAGCACAGCCCTCTTCACCGAATCCGACGCGGAGGCACTGTCCGCCCTCTGGCAGCGCGCCCTGACCGCCCTCGCCGCAGCCCTGGTCAGTTGA